The following DNA comes from Shinella zoogloeoides.
GATGTCGTTCTCGGTGATGGCCTCGCCCGAAAGCTCGCCGGCAATGCGCCCGCGGCGCATGACGAGCACCCGGTCGGAAAGGCCGACGATCTCCTGCATCTCCGAGGAGATGACGACGATGGCCTTGCCCTCGGCGGCGAGCCCCGCGATGATCTCGTAGATCTGCTGCTTGGCGCCGATGTCGACGCCGCGCGTCGGTTCGTCGAAGACGACGAGGTCCGGCTCGACACCGAGCGTCTTGGCGATCAGCACCTTCTGCTGGTTGCCGCCGCTGAGCGCCCCCGCCGTCACGTCCAGCCGGCCGGCGCGGATGTCGTAGCGCCCGACCGCCGCCTCCAGATCGCGCCGCTCGGCCCGCCGGTCGATCCATGCGGCCCCGGCGATGGCGCCTCTCGTCAGCGCGACGTTCTGGTCGAGCGGCTTGGCCAGCAGCAGGCCCTTGCCCTTGCGGTCTTCCGTCAGATAGGCGAGCTTCAGCGCCCAGGCCTCGCGCGCCGCCGGCAGCCGGCGTTCCCTGCCGCGCAGCACGAAGGAGCGGCATTTCGCCGGGCGAAGGCCGAGCAGCGCCTCGAAGAGTTCCGTGCGGCCCGAGCCGACGAGGCCGGAAATGCCGAGCACCTCGCCCTCGCGGATATCGAGCGAGGCATCCTCGACGGCGCCCGGCGCGGACAGGCCGGCAACGCTGAGGAACGCCTTGTGCGGCGCAGCGCCGCGGCGGGGCGGATAGATCTCCGCCAGCGGACGGCCGACCATGGCCTCGGCCATCTCGTTCTCGGAAATGGCGCTCGTCTTCTCCACCCGCACGATCTGGCCGTCGCGCAGCACCGCGACGCGGTCGGCAATGGCCTTGACCTCGTCGAGGCGGTGCGAGGTGAAGATCACCGAGCCGCCGCTCTTACGGAAGGCGCGGATGCGGGTAAAGAGATTGCCGGCCTCGGTGGCGGAGAGGACGGCGGTCGGCTCGTCCATCAGGATGAGCTTCGGCTGGCGGGCGAAGGCTTTCGCAAGCTCGATCATCTGCCAGTCGGAGACCGGCAGGTCGCGAAGCCGTGCCCGCACGGGAGCGGCCGAGCCGAGTTCGGCGAGAAGCGCACGCGCCTTCACCTCCATCGCCTTGCGGTCGGTAAAGAGGCCGCGCGTCAGCTCGCGGCCGAGGAAGACGTTCTCCGCCACCGTCAGGTGCGGGGCGAGGCAGAATTCCTGGTGCACCATGACGATGCCGGCGCGCTCGGCCTCATGCAGCGTCGTAGGCGCGGGCGCGCCGTCGAGCAGCATGGTGCCGGCCGAAGGGGCGGCAAGGCCGGCGGCGATGCGCATGAGCGTCGACTTGCCCGCGCCGTTCTCCCCGACGAGGGCGAGCACCTCGCCCGGCTCGACGGCAAGCTCGATGCCCTTGAGCACCGGCACGACGCCGTAGGATTTCTCGATCTGGCGAAAGGTCAGGAGCGCCATGGTCAGGCCCCGACGGCCGAAAGGCGCTGCGCGGCGATCTCGGAGCGGTTGACGACCAGCGCCG
Coding sequences within:
- a CDS encoding sugar ABC transporter ATP-binding protein — translated: MALLTFRQIEKSYGVVPVLKGIELAVEPGEVLALVGENGAGKSTLMRIAAGLAAPSAGTMLLDGAPAPTTLHEAERAGIVMVHQEFCLAPHLTVAENVFLGRELTRGLFTDRKAMEVKARALLAELGSAAPVRARLRDLPVSDWQMIELAKAFARQPKLILMDEPTAVLSATEAGNLFTRIRAFRKSGGSVIFTSHRLDEVKAIADRVAVLRDGQIVRVEKTSAISENEMAEAMVGRPLAEIYPPRRGAAPHKAFLSVAGLSAPGAVEDASLDIREGEVLGISGLVGSGRTELFEALLGLRPAKCRSFVLRGRERRLPAAREAWALKLAYLTEDRKGKGLLLAKPLDQNVALTRGAIAGAAWIDRRAERRDLEAAVGRYDIRAGRLDVTAGALSGGNQQKVLIAKTLGVEPDLVVFDEPTRGVDIGAKQQIYEIIAGLAAEGKAIVVISSEMQEIVGLSDRVLVMRRGRIAGELSGEAITENDIIRFAMGLEEASPQEEASH